One window of the Candidatus Edwardsbacteria bacterium RifOxyA12_full_54_48 genome contains the following:
- a CDS encoding outer membrane lipoprotein carrier protein LolA, with protein MKRMAVLGAALVLLISGTSFAQEAEAIMAQVRARYKNVTDFKADLELISCSSATGTCHRFEGRVEMKRPNKLRMDIKKPEAQQIVCDGRSLWLYLEKDKQVIRTNIEETRDFLVLLNPLDKLLTGKVKNSCKTNGNHQCWLEIPEFKELFKEVKVIVDKKTYEITGIDVVDLDDNSSEYIFTKIKTNSGIKDDRFQFVVPKNAKLIDAN; from the coding sequence ATGAAAAGAATGGCTGTCCTCGGGGCCGCCTTAGTGCTGCTGATCTCCGGGACGTCCTTTGCCCAGGAGGCGGAGGCGATCATGGCGCAGGTCAGGGCCAGGTACAAGAACGTCACCGATTTCAAGGCCGACCTGGAATTGATCTCCTGCTCTTCGGCCACCGGCACCTGCCACCGCTTCGAGGGGAGGGTGGAGATGAAGCGCCCCAATAAACTGCGAATGGACATCAAGAAGCCGGAGGCCCAGCAGATCGTCTGCGACGGCAGGAGCCTCTGGCTGTACCTGGAAAAGGACAAGCAGGTGATCCGGACCAATATCGAGGAGACCAGGGATTTTCTGGTGCTGCTGAACCCCCTGGACAAATTGCTGACCGGAAAGGTCAAGAACAGCTGCAAGACCAACGGCAATCACCAATGCTGGCTGGAGATTCCGGAGTTCAAGGAGCTGTTCAAGGAGGTCAAGGTGATCGTGGACAAGAAGACCTACGAGATCACCGGGATAGACGTGGTGGACCTTGACGACAATTCCAGCGAGTACATCTTTACAAAGATCAAGACCAATTCCGGCATCAAGGACGACCGTTTTCAGTTTGTGGTGCCCAAGAATGCCAAGCTGATCGACGCCAATTGA
- a CDS encoding YajQ family cyclic di-GMP-binding protein — MSQSSFDIVSKIDAQEMKNAVVMAQKEMIGRFDFKGANCQIDLGPEKITLLASDEFKRKSMLDILYGKMVKRGLSVKCLELGPVDTAAKGMIRQELNLVQGIPMDKAKEMVKRIKASSIKVQAQIQDQQVRVSGKDKDDLQKVIALFREDDLGLALQYTNYRTT; from the coding sequence ATGAGCCAGAGTTCATTCGATATCGTATCCAAGATCGACGCCCAGGAGATGAAGAACGCCGTGGTGATGGCCCAGAAGGAGATGATCGGGCGGTTCGATTTCAAGGGCGCCAACTGCCAGATCGACCTGGGCCCCGAGAAGATCACCCTGCTGGCCAGCGACGAGTTCAAGCGCAAGAGCATGCTGGATATTCTTTACGGCAAGATGGTCAAGCGCGGGCTGTCGGTAAAATGCCTGGAGCTGGGCCCGGTGGATACCGCCGCCAAGGGCATGATCCGCCAGGAGCTGAACCTGGTGCAGGGCATTCCCATGGACAAGGCCAAGGAGATGGTCAAGCGCATCAAGGCCAGCAGCATCAAGGTCCAGGCCCAGATCCAGGACCAGCAGGTGCGGGTCTCCGGAAAGGACAAGGACGACCTGCAGAAGGTGATCGCCCTGTTCCGGGAGGACGACCTGGGGCTGGCCCTGCAATACACCAATTACCGGACGACATAA
- a CDS encoding elongation factor P, protein MASTADFRTGMALNIDGVLFYLVEFQHVKPGKGGAFVRTKLKNVKTGAVIERTYRSGESITEVRLERRKMQYLYNDGSTYNFMDSQSYEQMELPEEMVHDIKLYFKENMEVQVLMNKEEVIGVEVPMSVELKVVQTDPGFKGDTASSVTKPATLESGLVAQVPLFINEGNVLKIDTRTGKYLERV, encoded by the coding sequence TTGGCATCCACAGCAGACTTCAGAACCGGCATGGCGCTGAATATAGACGGGGTTTTGTTCTACCTGGTGGAGTTCCAGCACGTCAAGCCCGGAAAGGGCGGAGCTTTTGTCCGGACAAAATTGAAGAACGTCAAGACCGGCGCGGTGATCGAACGCACCTACCGCTCCGGGGAATCGATAACCGAGGTCCGGCTGGAGCGCCGCAAGATGCAGTACCTGTACAACGACGGCTCGACCTATAATTTCATGGATTCCCAGTCCTACGAGCAGATGGAGCTGCCCGAGGAGATGGTCCATGACATCAAGCTTTACTTCAAGGAGAACATGGAGGTCCAGGTGCTGATGAACAAGGAGGAGGTCATCGGGGTGGAGGTGCCCATGTCGGTGGAATTGAAGGTGGTCCAGACCGATCCCGGCTTCAAGGGCGACACCGCCTCATCGGTCACCAAACCGGCCACCCTGGAATCGGGCCTGGTGGCGCAGGTCCCGCTGTTCATCAATGAGGGAAATGTGCTTAAAATTGACACCCGGACCGGAAAATATTTGGAAAGAGTGTGA
- a CDS encoding ribosomal protein S12 methylthiotransferase RimO, protein MKIDIHTVSLGCPKNRIDTEAMMGQLAQKGYRFTNDINSAGTVIVNTCGFLQEAVEEGLAEISALAMKKENLGFRLVVTGCLVQRMGRSLKKEIPEIDALVGVHGYINILAALEGGQKNSIPAKACNYPAKFYQNRLVSTGPGWAYLRIADGCDNRCSYCLIPSLRGKFRSRPIPEIIREAKILVGRGVREINLIAQDTTAYGSDIYGRRSLPRLLKALARIEGLEWIRILYTHPAHIDDDLVDAVAREKKIVKYLDIPLQHVSDRLLAKMGRKVTKQKMVELLHKLRIKIPGIILRTTFIVGFPGETADDFSELHDFAGEMKLDRVGVFAYSHEPGTRSAKMTGQVSEKIKSQRLDSLMRRQQKVSSAKNRARVGRTVLVICEGRAMKGDRNIPFKSGYQYFGRSYGEAPEIDGKIYIRSSRPLVPGRIYQAALEKAWAYDLGGVIVK, encoded by the coding sequence ATAAAAATTGATATTCATACCGTCTCCCTGGGCTGTCCCAAGAACCGCATCGACACCGAGGCCATGATGGGCCAGCTGGCGCAAAAGGGATACCGCTTTACCAATGACATCAATAGCGCCGGGACGGTGATCGTCAACACCTGCGGGTTTCTGCAGGAGGCGGTGGAGGAAGGGCTGGCCGAGATATCGGCTCTGGCAATGAAAAAAGAGAACCTGGGGTTCCGGCTGGTGGTCACCGGCTGTCTGGTCCAGAGGATGGGCCGGTCGTTGAAAAAAGAGATCCCGGAGATAGACGCCCTGGTGGGCGTTCACGGTTACATCAATATCCTGGCGGCGCTGGAAGGCGGCCAGAAAAATTCCATCCCGGCAAAGGCCTGCAATTATCCTGCGAAATTCTATCAAAACCGCCTGGTCAGCACCGGGCCGGGCTGGGCTTATTTGCGGATAGCCGATGGGTGTGATAACCGTTGCAGCTATTGCCTGATCCCGTCACTAAGGGGAAAATTCCGCAGCCGCCCGATCCCGGAGATCATCCGGGAGGCCAAAATACTGGTTGGGCGAGGGGTGAGGGAGATAAACCTGATCGCCCAGGACACCACCGCCTACGGTTCGGATATCTACGGCCGGCGCAGCCTTCCCCGTTTGCTGAAAGCGTTGGCCCGAATAGAGGGCCTGGAATGGATCCGCATCCTCTACACCCATCCGGCCCATATCGACGATGACCTGGTCGATGCCGTGGCCCGGGAGAAGAAGATCGTAAAATACCTGGATATTCCGCTGCAGCATGTATCCGACCGACTTCTGGCGAAAATGGGCCGGAAGGTGACGAAACAAAAAATGGTCGAACTGCTTCACAAACTTCGCATAAAAATTCCCGGGATAATCCTGCGCACCACCTTCATCGTTGGGTTCCCTGGAGAGACGGCGGATGATTTCTCCGAATTGCATGATTTTGCCGGTGAGATGAAACTGGACCGGGTGGGGGTCTTCGCGTATTCCCACGAGCCGGGGACCAGGTCCGCCAAGATGACGGGTCAGGTCTCTGAAAAAATAAAATCCCAGCGGTTGGACTCTTTGATGCGACGGCAGCAAAAGGTTTCGTCTGCCAAAAACCGGGCAAGAGTTGGCCGAACTGTTTTGGTTATCTGTGAGGGACGGGCGATGAAGGGGGATAGGAACATTCCATTCAAATCCGGTTATCAATACTTCGGGCGAAGTTATGGCGAGGCCCCGGAGATAGACGGCAAGATATATATCCGCAGTTCCCGCCCCTTGGTTCCGGGCAGGATTTACCAAGCCGCCTTGGAGAAGGCCTGGGCCTACGATCTGGGCGGCGTAATCGTAAAATGA
- a CDS encoding type IV pili twitching motility protein PilT encodes MDLKRTLERMVKENASDLHLKAGLPPVLRIDGFLRPLEEPPLSPEELRQVALQLMPKDQQQLFADEKELDFSMGVAGLGRFRVNVYMQRGSVALAMRAIPFNIKKVDELMLPPITKELALSNRGLLLVTGTTGSGKSTTLASMLEFINETENRNIITVEDPIEFIFRDKKSLISQREIGTDTKTFAAALKHVLRQDPDVILIGEIRDKTTLATALQAADTGHMVFSTLHTLNAPETINRIISFFPPHQHEHVRVLLSATLVGVISLRLLPRADGKGRVPAVEVMINNQTIRDYLLDPIKTMDIPQLIQEGSSQYGMQSFDQSIMKHYRDGLITYETAIQSVTNPDEFKLRLRGIESTDSRGWETFDPTTTKK; translated from the coding sequence ATGGATCTTAAAAGAACCCTGGAGCGGATGGTCAAGGAGAACGCCTCGGACCTGCATCTCAAGGCCGGCCTGCCGCCGGTGCTGAGGATCGACGGGTTCCTGCGCCCCCTGGAGGAGCCCCCCCTGTCTCCGGAGGAGCTGCGCCAGGTGGCCCTGCAGCTTATGCCCAAGGACCAGCAGCAGCTGTTCGCCGACGAGAAGGAGCTGGATTTCTCGATGGGGGTGGCCGGCCTGGGGCGCTTCCGGGTGAATGTATACATGCAGCGGGGCTCGGTGGCCCTGGCCATGCGGGCCATTCCCTTCAACATCAAAAAGGTCGACGAGCTGATGCTGCCGCCGATAACCAAGGAGCTGGCCCTCAGCAACCGGGGGCTGCTGCTGGTGACCGGGACCACCGGCTCGGGCAAGTCCACCACCCTGGCCTCGATGCTGGAGTTCATCAACGAGACCGAGAACCGCAACATCATCACGGTGGAGGACCCCATCGAGTTCATCTTCCGGGACAAGAAATCCCTGATCAGCCAGCGGGAGATAGGCACCGATACCAAGACCTTCGCCGCCGCCCTGAAGCATGTGCTGCGGCAGGATCCGGATGTGATATTGATCGGGGAGATCCGGGACAAGACCACCCTGGCCACCGCGTTGCAGGCGGCCGACACCGGACACATGGTGTTCAGCACCCTGCACACCCTTAACGCCCCGGAGACCATCAACCGCATCATCTCTTTCTTCCCGCCGCACCAGCACGAGCATGTCAGGGTGTTGCTTTCGGCCACCCTGGTGGGGGTGATCTCTCTCCGGCTGCTGCCCCGGGCCGACGGCAAGGGGCGGGTCCCGGCCGTGGAGGTGATGATCAACAACCAGACCATCAGGGATTATTTGCTGGACCCCATCAAGACCATGGATATCCCCCAGCTGATCCAGGAGGGAAGTTCCCAATACGGCATGCAGTCCTTCGACCAGTCGATCATGAAGCATTACCGGGACGGCCTGATCACCTATGAGACCGCCATCCAGAGCGTCACCAACCCCGACGAATTCAAGCTCCGCCTGCGGGGCATAGAGTCCACCGATTCCCGGGGCTGGGAAACCTTCGATCCGACAACCACCAAGAAATAA
- a CDS encoding type II secretion system protein E, producing the protein MKKPTHLTVEYVLEVLLKKGKITQDQFKDVQIKGNAQRAKLQKYQETNASRRQYQAANIITPAEIISSFNLLIPDGSGRLLSEDDITRAVAEESGMEYKKIDPLKLKLDVVTSHISKPYAMRHLVVPIEENNTLVTLAVVDPYNLDHIESLRIAKNIKVSLVLASKTDVLKIIREFYGFRASVQAAESERITSTELGNLEQYIKLRGQDEIEANDQHITSAVEYLMHYAFDQRASDIHIEPKREKSYVRLRIDGVMHYIYTIPRALHAPILSRIKIMSRMNIAEKRRPQDGRIKTSYGGKEMELRVSTIPVAFGEKVVIRIFDPEVLMQDLDQLGFYPREYQLYNAFIHRPNGIILVTGPTGSGKTTTLYSSLKSLSSPDVNIITVEDPIEMVIEDFNQIGVQHTAGVSFANILPYILRQDPDIIMVGEIRDKETADHAIQSALTGHLVLTTLHTNDSPSAIIRLMDIGIPYYLIASTVVGIVAQRLVRKICPHCRAIREVGPDDPENKLLEEKVSKLYYGEGCSECRNTGYKGRTGIFEVMEMTENVKAALTRTVTINKLNRAIAADGMMDLKQVALRKMIEGVTTYEEVYSVSG; encoded by the coding sequence ATGAAAAAACCCACCCATCTCACCGTGGAATACGTGTTGGAGGTGCTCCTTAAAAAAGGGAAGATCACCCAGGACCAGTTCAAGGACGTCCAGATCAAGGGCAACGCCCAGCGGGCCAAGCTCCAGAAATACCAGGAGACCAACGCCAGCCGGAGGCAGTACCAGGCCGCCAACATCATCACCCCGGCCGAGATCATCTCCTCGTTCAACCTGCTGATACCCGACGGCAGCGGGCGCCTGCTGTCCGAGGACGACATCACCCGGGCGGTGGCCGAGGAATCAGGCATGGAGTATAAAAAGATCGATCCCTTGAAGCTCAAACTGGACGTGGTCACCTCGCACATCTCCAAGCCCTATGCCATGCGGCACCTGGTGGTGCCCATAGAGGAGAACAATACCCTGGTGACCCTGGCGGTGGTGGATCCCTATAACCTGGACCACATCGAGAGCCTGCGGATCGCCAAGAACATCAAGGTCAGCCTGGTGCTGGCCTCCAAGACCGACGTGCTGAAGATCATCCGGGAGTTCTACGGCTTTAGGGCCTCGGTCCAGGCGGCCGAGTCCGAGCGGATAACCTCCACCGAGCTGGGAAACCTGGAGCAGTACATCAAGCTGCGGGGCCAGGACGAGATCGAGGCCAACGACCAGCATATCACCAGCGCGGTGGAATACCTGATGCATTACGCCTTCGACCAGCGGGCCAGCGATATCCACATCGAGCCCAAGCGGGAGAAATCCTACGTCCGCCTGCGGATCGACGGGGTGATGCACTACATCTACACCATCCCCCGGGCCCTGCACGCCCCGATCCTGTCCCGGATAAAGATCATGTCCCGGATGAACATCGCCGAGAAGCGGCGGCCCCAGGACGGCCGGATCAAGACCAGCTACGGCGGCAAGGAGATGGAGCTGAGGGTCTCCACCATCCCGGTGGCCTTCGGCGAGAAGGTGGTGATCCGGATCTTCGACCCCGAGGTGCTGATGCAGGACCTGGACCAGCTGGGATTCTACCCCCGGGAATATCAATTATACAACGCTTTCATCCACCGGCCCAACGGCATCATCCTGGTGACCGGGCCCACCGGGAGCGGCAAGACCACCACCCTGTACTCCTCGCTCAAATCGCTGTCCTCGCCGGACGTCAACATCATCACGGTGGAGGACCCCATCGAGATGGTGATCGAGGACTTCAACCAGATAGGGGTCCAGCACACCGCCGGGGTGTCGTTCGCCAACATCCTGCCCTATATCCTGCGCCAGGATCCCGACATCATCATGGTGGGCGAGATCCGGGACAAGGAGACCGCCGACCATGCCATCCAGTCGGCCCTCACCGGGCACCTGGTGCTAACCACCCTGCACACCAACGATTCGCCCTCGGCCATCATCCGGCTGATGGACATCGGCATCCCGTACTACCTGATCGCCTCCACCGTGGTGGGGATAGTGGCCCAGAGGCTGGTGCGCAAGATCTGCCCCCACTGCCGCGCCATCCGGGAAGTGGGCCCGGACGATCCCGAGAACAAACTGCTGGAGGAGAAGGTATCCAAGCTGTATTACGGCGAGGGCTGCAGCGAGTGCCGCAACACCGGCTACAAGGGGCGCACCGGCATCTTCGAGGTGATGGAGATGACCGAGAACGTTAAAGCAGCCCTGACCCGGACGGTCACCATCAACAAATTGAACAGGGCCATCGCCGCCGACGGCATGATGGACCTCAAGCAGGTGGCCTTGCGCAAGATGATCGAGGGGGTGACCACCTACGAGGAGGTGTACTCGGTCTCGGGCTAG